The following are encoded together in the Tepidiforma bonchosmolovskayae genome:
- a CDS encoding NUDIX hydrolase — translation MAVAVVVVIFTVRQDRLNVLLIERAAEPCKGEWALPGGLLLPGETLDAAARRKLEDETGVSDVFLEQLYTFDRLGEGKAEVVVSYFALVDIGRTRLRSESEWRPAWHPVHPTPPTAFENDRVIAYAEERLRNKLEYTNVVYSLLPERFTLTRMQQTYEAILGERLDKRNFRRRVVGLGIVRPTGRFEKQGAHRPAMLYEFTSRKPMIL, via the coding sequence GTGGCCGTTGCCGTCGTCGTCGTTATCTTCACGGTCCGACAGGACCGCCTCAACGTTCTGCTCATCGAACGGGCGGCGGAGCCGTGCAAAGGAGAATGGGCACTCCCCGGCGGCCTGCTCCTGCCCGGCGAGACACTCGACGCAGCGGCCCGCCGGAAGCTGGAGGACGAAACGGGCGTTTCCGACGTCTTCCTCGAGCAGCTGTACACCTTCGACCGCCTGGGCGAAGGGAAGGCAGAGGTGGTCGTTTCGTATTTCGCGCTGGTCGACATAGGGCGGACACGGCTGCGCAGCGAAAGCGAATGGCGCCCGGCATGGCATCCGGTCCACCCGACGCCGCCGACCGCCTTCGAGAACGACAGGGTCATCGCCTATGCCGAGGAGCGGCTTCGCAACAAGCTGGAGTACACGAACGTGGTGTACAGCCTCCTCCCCGAGCGGTTCACGTTGACGCGCATGCAGCAAACCTACGAGGCGATCCTCGGCGAACGGCTGGACAAGCGGAATTTCCGGCGCCGTGTCGTAGGGCTCGGCATTGTGCGGCCGACCGGGCGGTTTGAAAAGCAGGGCGCGCACCGGCCCGCAATGCTGTACGAGTTCACGAGCCGGAAGCCGATGATTCTGTAG
- a CDS encoding PadR family transcriptional regulator — protein MQSCPDSRLSPGEAAVLAALLLGPRHGYELANLFAELGITEVLPMEQPTLYGYLRSLEAAGHVAWREERTGSRPPRKVYSTTERGREAAEAWLAQPVERLRQVRQEFLVKLALLDALGRASQRRALIAAQVDACRAYLERVNGERPASPVAKLSRSSRASAAAAAITWLESLLARPGVEP, from the coding sequence GTGCAGAGCTGCCCCGACAGTCGGCTCTCCCCGGGGGAAGCGGCGGTGCTGGCCGCGCTGCTGCTGGGACCGCGGCACGGCTACGAGCTCGCAAACCTGTTCGCCGAGCTCGGCATTACCGAAGTGCTCCCGATGGAACAGCCGACGCTCTACGGCTACCTGCGGTCGCTCGAAGCAGCAGGGCACGTGGCGTGGCGCGAGGAGCGTACGGGCAGCAGGCCCCCGCGCAAGGTGTACTCGACGACAGAGCGCGGACGAGAAGCGGCAGAGGCGTGGCTCGCACAGCCGGTCGAGCGGCTCCGACAGGTGCGGCAGGAGTTTCTCGTGAAGCTGGCCCTCCTCGATGCGCTCGGCCGGGCGTCGCAGCGCCGCGCCCTCATCGCGGCCCAGGTCGACGCCTGCCGCGCCTACCTCGAACGGGTGAACGGCGAGCGCCCGGCATCGCCCGTTGCGAAGCTGAGCCGGTCTTCCCGGGCCTCCGCCGCGGCCGCCGCCATCACCTGGCTCGAATCGCTCCTCGCAAGACCCGGGGTAGAGCCATGA